In Prinia subflava isolate CZ2003 ecotype Zambia chromosome 8, Cam_Psub_1.2, whole genome shotgun sequence, the genomic window AGCTTTATAAGATCTTGTGTAATAAACACAGTAGTCCCCCATTCCCAACTATCAGATCTGCTGGCGGCAGTACAATCTTAACAACACTGAGCTAGTGTGTGATAAAAAGACATAAGGCAGCTAAAAGAAGGTGAATATATTTACAAGATAGTGCCAAGATCTCCATAACAAACAGTCATTAGCAGATTAGTATTATGAATTTAATCCAATTAAGAATTTCCTTTGCAAATGCCTGGAGGACCTGGAATTCCTCTGGGAAGACCTTTCCATGTTGTGAAAGGCTCCCATGAGTCATGCCTGCAGGCTGACATACCAGGAAAGACCAGCTCTAGAGCAGCAGGAACAAAGCACTGAACCCCACCTCGAAGCAAattgctgcagcctcctgctcctgagGAGTCAACTCAAAAATGGACCTCACAGTGGCACAAAGAAAAGACTTCTCGGTTCCACAAGTCATGGTCAACATAAAGCTGGCACTTTCCTAAGCCAAGGTACTAAACCACAGAGAATTTTCCTCGTTCGCAGTTTCCCACTGTGCCATTTTAAACAGCTTTGGAACAATGCAGGTGTTTGATGTAACACCAGACCACGCAGCAGCCACATGTAAAGGCAAAGACTAAGTTGTTAACATCCCCCTCCTCAACGTCGAGTCCTTGAGTTTAAAATCCCAAAGCCATGCTCCTACCACTCCACACTGATGCTGGGAACTTCAGCAGAGACCCATGGCTCAATCCAAATCACCAGTTCTTGCCCACAGTGCAAAATCTGCTCATGCTCAGTTTAACACCAGCAACATCCACACATCCAGGTGAGAGTGCTGGTTTGCAAGTCACCCAATCACGAGTTCATCAAATTCTTACTGGAATGATTTGCTGAAGCCCTCAGCTGAAGTCCATAGATTTAGGCTGACCTTATCTGCCTTTGCACAGAGAGATTTAGGACAAAATAAGGAGAGTTGAAAAATCTCATTGGTACAgctttgcagagcagagctgccaagaCTGATCATGTTACCACATCTGCAGGCGCACACGCAGTGACCCTCCGCTGCCAGAAACCCAGCCAGGGCAATCACTTCCTCCTGCCTCAGGATCCAGCCCAGGTTGGCCCCAAGGCTCCCAAAATATCAGAACCAGAGATACATAAAAACAAAAGttgggatattttttaaaagcacgTACTTAAACCAATATTGTTTTAACAAAGTATCGGTTAAGATGTGGATACGTTTAAATGTTGGGAACAGAACAGCTTACTCTGATCTTCAATATGCAATTACATAAACATTAAAGTGGGGTTTTGCCAATCatttactgttaaaaaaaacccaaacaaactgAAAGCCTCACAATAAAAACTTTTTGCAGTTAAAACTACAAGCTTTTTTGAAGCTGTAATGTAATTCAGTGTACTGAGCCCTGTTCCTGGCCACTATTAGGTAGGAAGTTTGCCTCTAGCACCTTCCTGGATGTCTGCTACTCCTTGCAGCAGGAGATGCCTCAGACCATTCTAAGATTCACCTGAACCACCGGAGGCAACCCAAGATGACCATTAAGGGAAGGATTAACTGAGACAATAGACTGGCCACTGTTTTGCTCTCCTCACACACTGCATATTCATGTAAAAACCCAAAGCTAGAACAAATGCCAAAGATAAAGCAGGGCATTTTAGACTGAATAAGGTGGGGAAAAGAGTTATCGATGTCCTACCAGCCAAACACAacttttttccattctttgttCGAAGTACTAAAACACTGTGACTCATGGAAAATACCACAACTCTAGTTTAGCTTCCTCTGCTGCACTTTGCAGCTCTGTTACTCCTGTTCTTCGACACCAGCACTTGGGTGAAGACTGCCAATTCAGAGGGGAAATGAGCCAAacactgcaaacacaaacacaaggAGGTGTTGCAAAAAGTTTGATGGAGGTAGCAGGCCCCGGTACAGACACAACACgcttctcccagcacagcagcgAGGAAGCCCAGCTACGAGGAACCTTTTTGCTGGGCAGTGTCACAAAACTGGTACTGTCGTTTACATAACTGGTCAGCTTTAAGGGACTGAGGTCACTCTGCcatgccagcagagctgcacagccagcGGCATGAGATTTTACAAGAGGGACTTGAACCGCAGCATTCAGTGaggtttgtgcttttgggctcCTCCAACCAGAAACTCAGGCAGggagactttaaaaaaaaacagagaggggaaaaaaaacaaacacaaaactgtTCTGTGTTGGTTCTCCCTCCTGTTGTcactcccctcccccagcttgTTAACTAAACTTTTCCTCTCCCGGGGATCTTTCTAATCCTTCATAATGAATTTGCAACATCAGTCACTTTGCGAACTCGCTTCAATGTGAATCAAGTTTACTACAAGCTCAAGAAAACACAGGGAATTCTAACAATCACATTGCCAGGAGGAGGATATAAATGGGAAAGAATAAAAGTAGCACTGGAAAATTAGTTTTCAATCATGTAAAGAAGGAGTGTGCACCATCCCTGAGGGCCTGGGCTAAGGCAGAACATGAGGATGGAAATGCACAATGCACTGTTACCCAAAACAGCAAATTATGGGCCAACAGCAGAATCAAACACCAACCTCAGAGCTAAAAATCCCATGTCCTGTTTTCAAGAATTACTAGGGACCTAAAAAATCTCTCTCTGTAAATTCAAACCTGGAGAGAGTCACCTGACTGTGACATTAATCCAAGTATGTTGAAACTAAATATCTGGCAAGGATTTCACTCTTTCCTGTATCCCTCCCACCAGGCCAGAttttctgcagccaggctggaatCCTCTGGAGCCGTGGCCTCTCAGAGCACCTACAGCAGCTTTACACTGAACTAGTGACTCCAAAACAGAGTTGTGGGAAGAGCTGACACCCCAACAGATGAATTGGGAAGTCACTTCCACCCACGTTAATTCAGGAGAGCAGTTGTTCCACGGTGTACCAACAAAACTTGTTATTTACCACCTCGGATGTGTAATACTATCACACTTGGAAAGTTTTGGGAGTTTTGGCCAAGTGCCTTCTGTTCCCAACAGAGGACAACAAGTTTAAGTGCTAAACTGAAGTTAAAGCAAATTGCTGAAGTTTGAGGGTCACACACTCACCTAGCAAAGCCAACTTTCTCCCTACAGGCTTAAACAACCTGATACAGAAGAACCTTCCCTACACAGGAAGGAGCAATACAAATTCCTGAGAACTGACCTGGGTTTGTCTCCAGCTGACTGCATGACTTGTGCCAATCATACCCctgaaaatccttttcttttgtattaTGGCCTCTCCCATACAGCTGTAATCAACTGATCCCAAACCCTAGACCAATTAAAaccttcttttttaattttttatgctATACTGATTATAAATTCAATCTGGAACTAAAGCTCACAATAAATATTCAGAGAACAGGTAAGCTGCTGACACAAATCAGTTAGAGTACCCCAGCAGTGCTATTCAAGTGATTTAATCCAAGCCTTGCATTACAGCTGctattctttaaataaaaaaaggaggCAGAAAGGAAGTTGCAAGTGCTGCATTTACGCCTCAGTTTATACCCAGAACGGAAGTTTACTTTAAGCAAAATGCAGGAGGTAAAGGGAAGACACGAAAACAAAACCTGAGCATCCCTTTGAGACAACCTAGGTCACCTAAAGGCCATAGCCAAGGGTCCAACAAAGGTCCAGGAGGAAGGAGGCAGAACAAGGCCCAAGCTGGAGGCCTTTAGACAAAGCCTTCCCACATTGTGTCACCTCCCACAGCAGTCTGAGCTACTGTCAAAGAGATCGCTTGAGAAACCCCAGAAGAGGCAACAAATGGAGTGAAAGAGAGTATTTAGAATTgctctttcatttctgttctgaaaagtGACTAGGTTagccaaatatatatatatatatatatataatatagtatttttatataaaaatttcCAACAATTATAATGCAACTGACTCAGGTACAGCAAAAGCTTTACAGGTATTTGATTTACCTGGCTGTTTCCCACTCCCTAACTACAAAAACATCACCAAATTAAGCCATGAAATCTAGGCATGCACAAAGTGGTCTCATTTATGGTGAGACTTAACTAGGATTCAGAGTCAACCAGGACACTCTACAGCTCTTCCATTCCAAAATGTGAAGTTTTAGCCATCACTCCAGCCTCCCTAAGGGAACGCTCAGGATATGTTTGGCTGCATCCGAAAGCAACTACGCCCGGCAGAAGGGAATAAAACACCCTTAAATTAAAGCTCATCAAGGACACTGGATGAAAAAGAATGATAATTACTATCCTCCTAGTAAATATTAGTGGATCTGCACTACCACCAGTAGCACTTCCTCAGGGTAGGAGGGATGATGTCATGGCTGCATGCTACAGCATTGTCGGGTTTGCCTGGCTACAGGCTGCTAACGGGACACTCCCTACAGAACTGTGACCGCACGCTCAGCTTCCCTGCTATCAGCAACCACTTTAATAAGTGTTCTCAATtagcacagaaatgcagaatagccagcaagcaaatgaaaatcagaaaaaagaaaaaaaacagaagaagaagaaaaaaaaaacaacagagggagaaaaaaaagcgCAGAGGAGACAGCTGTAACAGGGTGGCAAACAAAGCTCCAAAgcatgaaagagagaaaggaatgTGGTTAAAAAATCTCCCCTAAGGAAGAATACTCTGTACTCCCAAGCTCCAGCTGTTTGACTTGCCCCACTCCCTCCTCCACTCCATTATCCACTCTGGCTGTGCTAATTTAACACAAACCGCCCGCCTGTGTCAACTGTTGAAAGGGGGGGATTTCGGCAAAGCAGCCTCGGATGCATCCAAGCCCCGGgtgcagaaaaaggaaaaactttgGGGCACAAAGTTGAGGCGCTTTTGGTGTCGCTTTGTGCCAGGAGAGCTTGGGAAGCTGTGAGGGAAGGCAGCAAGagcccatcctgctgcagcctccagcatCTCGAGCTCTGCCACCGCTTCCACACGCACCTCGATTCCCAGCAGGCAGCCAGATTTTCATGCAGAAAGCTCTGCCTTTATCAACAAAGCCACGCAACTCCCATCAAGAGCACCCAACAGCAGACACCCCCACGGATGAGACAAGCAGGTCGGAAGAgcaaggaggaagggaaaaaaggagggaaaggaataaACCCGGCCAACGTTAAAGTCTGGAGGCCTGGATTTCCACGGGGAAGGTATTTTCACGTTTAAGATACTGTGGGGAACGCTGCGAGGGTTTGGAAGTCATATATGCAGCCAAAATGGCGctgagaataaaaatataatttaaaggAAGGTCGCCATATTGTAAACAGTGAGGCAGGGAGACACAGAGACAGCAACCTCCATtattcccagcagctgcagcagcacggAAGCGCTGGGAACGTCAGGCCTGGCGCGAAGATGCCGCCAGGGCTTCCCCCTTTCCAGCCAGAGCCCTCCGGAGGGTCCCCCCCAAACCAGTCACCCTTGGAGAGGCAGAGAGGTGGGGAAGTTTCCCGCTGTGGGGGGCGGaaggccgggcaggggcagcaccaAGGCAGCCAGGCCGCGCAGCCAGCGGCCTCGCTCCTCCTCCAGGCCTTTCACCCGCTGCTCAGcacaaaaagaaaggaggagggtAAACCCCCAACCCTCCAGaaagcagccaggggagggttCACCTCGGCCGCTGTGGATTAGTCTCAGGAGCGATGGAGCCGAGTGGGGTTGGCACCTCCTTTTTATTCCTGTCTGCTCCAGCCGGCCCAACGTCCCCCCCTCCCCGGGACCTAACGGGAAGCGGGAGCGGCCGAAGGGAAGGTGCTCTGGGCAGATCCGGAGGAAGAGAGCGCCAAGCCTTACCAGCACTGGAGGTGGAAAGCGGCGGGGCAGTGATCGCAGCACAGCAGATCCCCTCCTTCCTTGCAGCTATCGCAGCTATCGTGGTTAGTGGCCCTGCCACTTCGCCTGGGCTCCTTCTCGGGCCTCCTGCTCTTCTTCTCCCCATCTTCGCTCTTGGGGGGAGCCAGGAGGGCCTGGATTTgctgcacatgcacacacaaacagagcgggctctgaggggctgcacGGATCCTGACCCAGCGCCCTTCTCCCCGAGCCCGCCGGGGAGACAGCGGCCCCGGACCCTCCGGGAGGGGATCGGGGGGGGGACAGAGCCCCGGTCgagcccgccccgcccgccccgtgTCCGGCAGGGCCTCTCCGGGGGCCGGGCGAGCTGCCTCCGTCCCTCCGCACTTCCTTGTAAGGCCACGGGGCTCCGGGGTGGGGGGGTTCCCTCGCCATCTTGCAGCCCCACTGCCTCCCCGGTCAGGCCCCCCCGCCGCGTCCCGGGCCTCACCTCCATCAGCCCCCCGGAGGTGTCCAGGTCGTAGACGATCGTCTTGGTCTCCATCTTCTCCCACATTCATCCAGCCCAGGAGCGGCCCCGAGAGCCCCCCCCGGCGAGAGGGAGCGAGGCGGGGACGTGCGGCGGCCCCTCAGCGGCGGCTCCGCGTCGAGGCGGCGGGGGggggggcgcggcgcggcgggggcgggcgggcggcggggcctATCCCACGGGCCGCTGCGGCTTGCGcgtcgtcctcctcctcctccagccgtgcccgggggcggccgcggggggcCCGACGCCCGCTGCCATTGCCGCGCAGGGGGTGGGtgggtgagggagggagggggcggcggccccgcgcccgccgcggccGCTCACGCACCGCGCACGCCCCGCGCACAGGCGGCGCCGACGCTCCGGGCCCCGCGCGCAAGCGCActccgcgcccccgccccgcccgccccgcgcgcatgcgcgccccgcgccgccgcccgcgcgcGGACctggcgcggcggcggcggcggcgccggggggGCCGGCGGGACGCACGCGGAGCCACCGCGCCTGCGCGAAGCACCGCCCCGCGCGgctccgccccgccccgcccctgcACAGCTTGGCCCCGCCCCTTCCCCGCCCTCTTCTCGCGCAGGCGCGTGGCGGCCGTCACGTTCCAGGGAGAGGGCGGGGTAGCGGGCACGTCAGTGACGTAACGACGCGGGGCGGCGGGGCACGCGCGCGTCGGCAGGGGGCGCGCGGCGCGCGGCGCGCCGGGGTGGCGGGGGCGCGGTCTCTGCTTGTGACGTCACTAAGGCAGCGGCCACGCCTCTTAAAGTGGCAGTGCCCCCCCGAAagcagggtggggagggcgTGGGGGTCGGGATATCATCGGGGTAGCTGTGAGGTGGGCTCAAGGTCCGCGCTGGGGGTGTGTGGGTGGGTGTACCCCCTTTCCAtgctgcccggccccgctgaGGAAGACGCCATCGCTTCTTCTAAAACACCAGTTTTTATTAATGAAACAACCAAAAGATGGGGAGGGGGGCGGTGTCCCCTCCAGATCGAGGGAGCGGCGGGGGCCAGGGTCACCAGCCCGGGCGGGACGCGGTGGTGGGGAGGGCACAGCCATGCCCggtgcccctgcccaccccgTCACTCCGGGTCTGGCCGCGCTGGGGTGCCGGGACGAGCGGGGGGGACACGCTGGTGGCGGAAGGGATCCCCCCCCGGGGAGGGCGAAGCAAGCGGGGGCCGGGGGGACACGCAGCATGCTGGGGGCACGGGAGGGACACGTCCCTGCGAGGCGGCGGTGAGACACGCAGGGTTGCGGGGGgaccagccctgtgctgggtggGGGGCGAGGGCGGAGGGGCACCCACATGGCCACCCAAGCCCCTCGCCCACCCCCCGGGGCTTCGTCCTCTCCCcgctgcagccccggggagcCCTCTCCTTACCTGGGGGTCCCCACAGCGCTGCTCCCCCTGCCTGTGTCACTCCTCCGTCGCAGGGACTGTGGGGGCTGCTGTTTTCTCCCTGCGGGGGACTGGGGGGAAGGATGGGGCCCGAAGGGCAGGGTGGGGTCCAGGGACCCTCGCTGGCTCAGGGGCCGGGGGACAGGACGGGGTCCAGGGACCCCCACTGGCTCAGCCTCTCATGAGCCCAGTGTGGGGGGCTGGGTGACAGTGGGGCTCGGGCAGACCCCACGGGGGTCTGGGTGGCTTGGGGGTGGCAGGGTGTGGCCGGTGCCCAGGTGGGTCCTGCCAAGCGCTTGGCTTGAGTCTCCTTGGGAGAGGTGTTCCCAGCCCGTGCCTGGGGCTGGTGGGCACGGGGGAGCCCGGGAGGGGTGGCTGCAGCGCCCAGCTCCAcgctgcccacacctagatgGACACCTCATATTCCCTCGTGtcctgcaaagaaaacagactGCAAGGGGTTGGACACTCGGCAGTGCAGCAGGGTGCCTGGGACAGGGATAGGGCATCTCCCATCCCATAAGGATCTGGGTCACATCCCAGACTACAGGCAGCCCTGGAGATGTGTGTCCCATCCCACACATGGGTCCTGGATCAGTGTCCATCGTGTACATGGTCCTTGGATGGACATCTAGGTAGTGTGTGTAGTCCCTGGATGGTTGTCTGAACTAACGTGTGGTGTCTAGATGGATATCACACCCTACATATGGTCCCTGGATCGATGATCCTTCCTGTGTGTGGTCCCTAACTGGATGTCCATCCTGTCAACAGTCCCTGGATAGATACATCATCCCACAGTGGTCTCTGGGTGCATGTCCCATCCCCTGTGTTTGTTCCTGGATGGACATCCTATCTAATATTCCATGACCCCATCCCACACCTGTCCCAGCCCGTGcacagcacctggcacaggtggCCCATGCAGTGCAGGGTCCCCAGGGTGCCCAGCCCCAGGTGGGGGATGTGGGGGGCAGTACTTACTCCTGTCTCATAGGTGGGATTGTCAAAAGCCGACTCCACTGTGATATGGTCGTAGGGGTGGGAGccagcaaggggcagctgcaagGCTGGCTTCCCCTGGAgcctgtggggaaagggcagcTGGAGTGGGCAGAGGGGGGACCGTGGGGCCCCATGGGGTGACAGGAGCCAGCGGGCCACTCACTTGGAGAAGTAGAGATAAATGCCCCCGATGAGCAGGGCCACCACCAGCACGGGCAGGAAGACAGCGATGGCAACGTTGGTGCCCTCCAGCGTTGTCCCCGAGGGCACGGCCTTGGCCACAGCTGTCCGGGAGAGTTGGGGGTTCACCCAGGGGGCACCCCACATCGGCTGCACCCTGGGTGCCCCTCCGTGCTCTGGCACCCCGACACACCCTTGCCCTTACCATCCAGGTTGCGGTTGCTGTAAAACTCATCGTAGGAGGCTgggtgaggaggaagaaagaaaccaaCACCAGCGGTGAGAAGTGGGGTGCTGAGCGGTGCCGGCCgggtgctggggtggggggtggTCGTCTCACCCGCCTTGCAGATGGGAGGGGAGCCGCTCCAGCGTGAGGGGTGCCCGGGCAGGCAGCGCAGGCTGCTCTCGCCCAGCAGCGCCCGGCCGGCCGTGCAGGAGAAGTGCAGGGTGGCTCCCGCCGGGTACAGCCGCCGCTCCGGGTTctgccgcccgcccgccggcaCGCCGGGGTTGTGGCAGGGCTCGTAGGTCTCCGCTGCGAGGCAGTGGCACGGTGGCGTCAGCGCTCTCAGTCAGCTTGGGGGATATGCCCGGGGAGGGGGTGCCCAACTCACGGATGCACTTGGGGAGGCGGTCACTCCACTTGGGTCCCCCCGCAGCACGGTCATGGCAGGTGAGGGTCCCAGCACCCGCCAGGACATAGCCCTTGTCACAGACGTACTGCACGGTGGCTCCCACCGGGAATTTAGGGTTGGAGACCACCCTGCGGCTGTGCTCAGCATCCCCGGGGTCTCGGCAGGTTGTCACTGCAGGCAGGAGTGACTGATGGTGATGGTGGCTGGGGATGCACCACAGGGCAGGGGGTCACTGGTGGGCACCACTCACCCCGCTCGCAGGAGGGCAGGTCACCGCTCCACGTCAGGTCCCAGTGACACATCAGGAGGTCATTGCCAATCAGCTGGAAGCCAGGGTAGCAATGGAAGGTGACCACAGTGCCATGGAGAAGCTCTGGCTGTGAGGACGTCTTCCAGCCATTGGCGATGTCCGGCAGCTCAGGGCAGGTGTCATTACGGGGGACCTCTGTGGGCATGGAaggctgagcagggcagtggggacacTGAGGACACCAGGGACATTGTCCTGCCATGGGCCTCACCAGAGAAGTGGATGACAAAGCCCTGCCGATAGGCAAAGGCACCGGCACCAGGGTCAGACTGGAACTGGACGGTGACATCGGCAGTGGATGCGTAGAGCTTGAAGCGGCCACGGGCACCCGTGTACTGGCCCAGGATGCGCGCCGTCAGGTCGTCCCCATCGTAGAAGGTCAGCATGTCCCCCGAGCCCAGCCGCAGCCTGGGGCAGcggggctgtgagggcagggagtgcACAGATCTGCCACCCCACCATCCCCATCCCGGCCCATCCCAACACTCACACGCGGACGTCCAGCATGATGCGCTTGTCCTCCTCCACGTGCAGCCCCCAGATGCAGTCCTGGCCCTTGCCGTACGCCTCTGGCCAGTTGGGAGACAGCACCACTCCGGCCGTGTCTGTCAGCTCCCCGCTGCACACCGCTGGGGACACACGCCAGGCTTGGCACTGCCATGGGGCACCCGCCACCGCACCCGCTCCAGTACCCCACATCCAGCACCCACCATGCCCCCCAGCTCCATCACACACAACAGCACAGTGGCTGCAGAATCTCTCATGCCCCATCCACAGCAACCCCTGACAccctccagcaccagcacccacCACGGCACGCTGGCTCTGTCTCATTCCACTGCGGGTCACTGGGGTCGACGCACTCGATGATGGTGGAGCCCTGCTCCAGCGTGTAGCCAGGGTCACAGCTGAACTCCACCGTGGTGCCCACGGGGTACCGGGGATCACTGGCCGTGAAGTTCCCATACTTGACGAAGGGCTCGTAGCAATGCCCCTGCTCAAAGGCTGCGGGCACAGGGGCAAAGCTCTgcaggggccaggagggcacagggatgttTGGGTCACCCGCTATGCCCCCAGCCCCATACCCTCATAGCGCAGCGCCATGCCCGCAGCTGCCCCGCTGCTGTCGGTGGTGAGCTCCACGAAGAAGTGGCGCCCGGTGCTGAGCAGCCCCTCGATGGGCAGGTACTCCACCTCGTAGGAGTCGTACACCGGCGGTGCCTCCACGTTGTTGCCGTTGCGGATGATGAGCCTGCCAAGGCATGACAAGGGCAGGGTGCAGTGCTGACCATGGCCATCAGCAGCCATGCTTGGGCATGGGTGGTAGCCTCCAACTCCAGCTATTTCCAACAGCACCACCCTTGGGCATGGCCAGAGGTTATCCTCCTTGAACATGGCCAACAACACCTGTCCTTAACCATAGCTAATGGCCAAAGGTAGCCACACTCAGCCATGGCAAGCAACAGCCATCCTTAAATATAACTAATGGCACCCATCCACGGCAGATCCCATCCTTGGATACAGCCAAGAGCACTCATCCTTGAACATGGTCTCATGAGGGGCTGCCCCAGGGGTGCCCCCACACCCCTCaccctcccagtttgctccaGAGCCAAACCTGTCATCGTCCTCTGCCAGTGACACCTTTTCAAAGTGGAGGTGCAGGCGCTGGCCATCCGGCGCTTCCAGCAGCCAGTGGCACGTCAGGTTGTTGCTGTAGTTCCCGGGGAAGCCGGGCGAGACAATGCGTCCCACTGTGGCATTCCGGACCACCCCGCCACacgctgctgcaggagagggacCACCAGTGGGTGAGTGTGCCGTGCCAGCCGCGCTGTGTCCCCGTGGTGCCGGTGCTTACCGAGACAGAGGGGCTCGCGGGCACTCCAGAAGGGGCGGGTGGCGTTGCGGCAGACGAGGCGGCGGGCGCCCTGCAGTTGGTACCCCGTGGAGCAGCGGAAGCGGGCGTCCCCACCGGGGTGCAGGCTGCTGACTGACACCTCCCCGAAAGCCGGCCGTGCCGGGAAGGGGCAGCTCAGCAGGTaggctgggggcagggggtgaTGTTACCAAGGAGCAATGGATCCCCCCAGAACCCAGAAACTGCCTCCACAGACCCCTGGAAATGCCTGGGTGTGGCAGGGCTTGAGTGACACAGTGCCTATGGTTGCTGAGAATTATGCTAAATGAATCCATAATTGCTAAGGCCAGTTAGATCTCTATGAGCATTCCTCACCCAGTCAGTGCCCGCTTAAAATACAAACTCCTGGTGCATCGCCATGACCCAAATTAGCACCATGCTGGCAGGGAAGCTCCCAGAGGGTACAGAGGGGTCTGAGCCCCATACCTTGGTAGTGAAAGTGG contains:
- the SEZ6 gene encoding seizure protein 6 homolog, which translates into the protein MGGNGVCRKYDMAEQPNAEPDKQLSLASCNRFQLLSVAGCPEGQVPLCHPESPQHSISPRVPSIPHSFLPPGFNGLARKTGESAEVEPTALPTPAEREAEARFVSTAPTLKILNHHPLLEDLLHEAFLKKDYLAQAPFLPAGAGPLLPAGALQPAPGPPEPEPSPRTPALPRPAFPTDPLTTPAGRPGPWGEAWGAVPGADPSWSPSGVPESSTASPSQAPTTAGTSPAPHTAATVVPGDEEGTTTTSTITTTTVTTLQGPAPCNRTLAGPEGWLVSPEPTGVPYDGSLDCTYTISVYPGYGVELKVENISLAEGETLTVESAGGLEPNLLANESFLLRGQVIRSPANLLTLRFQSPRPPSPGSYHFHYQAYLLSCPFPARPAFGEVSVSSLHPGGDARFRCSTGYQLQGARRLVCRNATRPFWSAREPLCLAACGGVVRNATVGRIVSPGFPGNYSNNLTCHWLLEAPDGQRLHLHFEKVSLAEDDDRLIIRNGNNVEAPPVYDSYEVEYLPIEGLLSTGRHFFVELTTDSSGAAAGMALRYEAFEQGHCYEPFVKYGNFTASDPRYPVGTTVEFSCDPGYTLEQGSTIIECVDPSDPQWNETEPACRAVCSGELTDTAGVVLSPNWPEAYGKGQDCIWGLHVEEDKRIMLDVRVLRLGSGDMLTFYDGDDLTARILGQYTGARGRFKLYASTADVTVQFQSDPGAGAFAYRQGFVIHFSEVPRNDTCPELPDIANGWKTSSQPELLHGTVVTFHCYPGFQLIGNDLLMCHWDLTWSGDLPSCERVTTCRDPGDAEHSRRVVSNPKFPVGATVQYVCDKGYVLAGAGTLTCHDRAAGGPKWSDRLPKCIPETYEPCHNPGVPAGGRQNPERRLYPAGATLHFSCTAGRALLGESSLRCLPGHPSRWSGSPPICKAASYDEFYSNRNLDAVAKAVPSGTTLEGTNVAIAVFLPVLVVALLIGGIYLYFSKLQGKPALQLPLAGSHPYDHITVESAFDNPTYETGDTREYEVSI